Proteins from a single region of Cytophagaceae bacterium:
- a CDS encoding NUDIX hydrolase: protein METNPYLKHIAYDSVIFGFSGEKLKILIMEYRNTGLFALPGGFVGHSENLNDAVKRGLKERTGLSEVFLEQFYTFGNIERYQPEVMEKILVASNEDLEKFAWLLDRYISVAYYALINLKDVNPQPDRLSDSCSWYDVDNLPILILDHSEIVKKAINTLRSNIDHKLKGVNLLPSKFTMKELQKVYESILGETLHRGTFQRKILASGLLKRHEKQYTGAANKAPFLYSFVN from the coding sequence ATGGAAACAAACCCCTACTTAAAACATATCGCCTACGATTCAGTAATTTTTGGTTTTTCGGGCGAAAAACTCAAAATCCTGATTATGGAGTATCGGAACACTGGTTTATTTGCTTTACCAGGTGGTTTTGTGGGTCATTCTGAAAACCTCAACGATGCTGTAAAAAGGGGTTTGAAAGAACGAACTGGCCTTTCTGAAGTATTTTTGGAGCAATTTTACACCTTCGGAAATATTGAAAGATACCAACCTGAAGTGATGGAAAAAATTCTTGTCGCCAGCAATGAAGATCTTGAAAAATTTGCCTGGCTTTTGGACAGATATATTTCTGTTGCTTATTATGCATTAATTAATTTAAAAGATGTAAATCCTCAACCTGACAGGCTATCGGATTCTTGTTCCTGGTATGATGTAGATAATCTGCCAATTCTAATTCTTGATCACTCAGAAATAGTAAAAAAAGCCATAAACACACTCAGATCAAACATCGACCATAAACTTAAGGGTGTAAACCTTCTGCCTTCAAAATTCACGATGAAAGAACTTCAAAAAGTGTACGAGTCTATATTAGGCGAAACTTTGCACAGAGGTACTTTTCAAAGGAAAATTTTAGCTTCCGGACTTCTCAAAAGACATGAAAAACAATATACCGGAGCTGCAAACAAAGCCCCCTTTCTTTATAGTTTCGTCAACTGA
- a CDS encoding putative transporter: protein MFKSLQNLLLPTHTPDLTQSIFVVLFAISLGIFLGRIKIKGVSLGISAVMFSGLLLGHFGYSLNDETLKFLREFGLILFVYGIGIQVGPSFFSSLKKEGLKFNILSVSTVILGGVIAFLIFKYSGLTIENTVGLMSGAVTNTPGLGAAKSALQELQEHFPDRTFSDPAIAYAIAYPFGVFGIIAVIIISKKLFRIDIEKENENFEIKARQKMAFPIYKKCRVTNKEAFGKSLGDILEIFGEDSVIFSRLKHSGTHGVFSPSLDTVIQERDVLVIVGYKETVDKVVTFIGRESSDNLIESEDDIMSKTLIVTKNDIVHKSLEELDLFNRYDLKVTRIYRSGLELLAKPSLELFFGDKIHVVGNKYSIQQAERLIGNSEKKLLEPDFLSLFGGLILGLLVGSIPLFVPSFPVPVKLGFAAGPLIVALLLSRYGGVGVIHTYINHGAIYFMKDLGICLFFATVGIHAGHDFYANFVKYNGWMWIGLGSLITVVPLLIMLFVGRVIMKINYLQLVGLMSGTYTDPAALSFSNSYFNSDIPTQAYASVYPLVTITRILMAQLLILLFF from the coding sequence ATGTTCAAAAGTTTACAAAATCTATTGTTGCCCACTCACACACCAGACTTGACCCAGTCAATTTTTGTGGTGCTTTTCGCAATATCATTAGGTATTTTTCTAGGTCGAATTAAAATCAAAGGTGTTTCCCTGGGTATTTCTGCAGTTATGTTCTCGGGTTTATTGTTGGGGCATTTTGGTTATAGTCTCAATGACGAAACACTAAAGTTTCTAAGGGAATTTGGTCTGATATTGTTTGTTTATGGTATCGGTATTCAGGTGGGTCCATCATTTTTTTCATCATTAAAGAAGGAAGGGCTAAAATTTAACATTCTGAGCGTAAGTACTGTGATTTTGGGTGGAGTAATCGCTTTTTTGATTTTTAAATATAGCGGTTTGACCATTGAGAATACTGTAGGTCTTATGTCGGGTGCCGTAACTAATACACCGGGACTAGGTGCAGCTAAGTCGGCGTTGCAAGAACTTCAGGAACATTTTCCAGATCGTACATTCTCTGATCCTGCTATTGCCTATGCTATTGCTTATCCATTTGGAGTGTTTGGTATTATTGCTGTGATTATCATTTCTAAAAAGCTTTTCAGAATTGATATTGAAAAAGAAAATGAAAATTTCGAGATTAAAGCCAGACAAAAAATGGCTTTCCCGATCTATAAAAAATGCAGAGTCACCAATAAAGAAGCATTTGGAAAAAGTTTGGGAGATATTTTGGAAATTTTTGGTGAAGATTCTGTGATTTTTTCAAGATTAAAACATAGTGGTACACATGGTGTCTTTTCGCCTTCTTTGGATACCGTTATTCAGGAGCGTGATGTACTTGTAATTGTAGGTTACAAGGAAACTGTAGACAAAGTTGTAACTTTTATTGGTCGGGAGTCATCTGACAATCTTATTGAGTCTGAAGACGACATCATGTCAAAAACTTTGATTGTAACCAAAAATGACATTGTTCACAAATCACTCGAAGAACTGGACCTGTTTAACCGTTATGACCTTAAAGTTACCCGTATTTACCGTTCCGGACTGGAACTCCTCGCTAAACCATCATTGGAGCTGTTTTTTGGGGATAAAATCCATGTTGTAGGCAATAAATACTCAATACAACAAGCCGAAAGATTGATAGGTAATTCTGAAAAAAAATTGCTAGAGCCAGATTTTCTTTCACTTTTTGGAGGCCTCATTTTAGGACTTTTGGTGGGTTCTATTCCACTTTTTGTACCTTCATTTCCTGTGCCGGTGAAATTAGGTTTTGCTGCCGGACCATTGATAGTGGCTTTATTGCTTAGTAGATATGGTGGAGTAGGGGTTATTCATACTTACATAAACCATGGAGCCATTTATTTCATGAAAGACCTCGGAATATGCTTGTTTTTTGCTACCGTAGGTATTCATGCAGGACATGACTTTTATGCCAATTTTGTTAAGTATAATGGATGGATGTGGATTGGGCTTGGTAGTTTAATCACCGTAGTGCCATTGCTTATAATGCTTTTTGTGGGACGGGTAATTATGAAAATTAATTATTTGCAACTCGTAGGTCTCATGAGCGGTACCTATACCGATCCCGCCGCTCTTTCATTTAGTAATTCATATTTCAATTCTGACATTCCTACCCAGGCTTATGCATCGGTATATCCTTTAGTCACGATAACCAGGATTCTGATGGCTCAGCTTTTAATCCTGTTGTTCTTTTGA
- a CDS encoding outer membrane beta-barrel protein, producing MKKLLLTLIGVLSGIIVFAQKSGEVSGTVLDEKSSALPFTTVMLLKASDSTLAKAVVSDSEGAFKIENAVFNHYFLKISMVGYEDFYSPKFYLNEQNGSFKLEPIKMAVQTNALKELSVTAKKPFIEQQIDKTVLNVENSIVASGSTALEVLEKAPGVVVDQQNESIKLKNKSGVMFMIDGKKNYLSEADLVQYLKNMSSDQIASIEIITNPSSKYDASGNSGIINIKLKKNQNYGTNGSFSSTLGTAFVPNSTGDLNRGSVNLNLNYRNKKWNLFGSTSGNRGSWYNENRLHRNVYYENTKSVFDQFSQRNGHGLGNSTKIGADYFLNKKTTIGVMSDINLWDGEMVGTGNTTIASTTGAETINSSLKQIIGMEMGRTNINSNFNIKHNINEKGQELTFDIDYSNFRNTDNQNFNTSYFDQKGNTTSTLFQQSHTPKYINIVAAKIDYVLPLKNQTKLEMGAKTGYVKTDNDFGFEYLQDAQWINDAGKSNHFIYEENINAAYVNLGKNWKKWGVQGGLRAEHTHSVGNSLTMNKVVPRDYLSLFPTMFINQNINKNNSMRYSYSRRIDRPNYEQLNPFLFFLDPYTYEEGNPFLQPQFTDNFELNYTYKDSYSVGLGYSKTRDMMTQITEQNDTTRVTYAIQRNLQQFENYSMNLSFPVTVRKWWIMQNNFSLYYGKFLDENLLGGRLDAGQLAYNFYTSSTFTLPKNWSAEFNMWYNSPSLGGIFTGTKPQYAINGGIQKSIFNKKGRIKLSGNDLFLTSFWNGAVKYQNMDFTIKNRWTSRRVSLTFSYNFGNQNVKNARNRKTANDDLKNRAGGNQG from the coding sequence ATGAAAAAGTTATTACTTACCCTTATTGGGGTATTGAGTGGAATTATTGTGTTCGCTCAAAAAAGCGGGGAAGTGTCGGGAACGGTTCTTGACGAAAAATCTTCGGCACTTCCTTTTACTACAGTTATGCTCCTTAAAGCTTCAGACAGCACTCTCGCCAAAGCCGTTGTGAGCGATTCTGAAGGGGCATTTAAGATTGAGAATGCAGTTTTCAACCATTATTTTCTAAAAATCTCCATGGTAGGCTATGAAGATTTTTATAGTCCCAAATTTTATCTAAATGAACAAAATGGCTCTTTCAAATTAGAACCTATTAAAATGGCGGTTCAGACAAATGCTCTGAAAGAGTTATCGGTAACTGCAAAAAAGCCCTTTATCGAACAGCAGATTGACAAAACCGTTTTAAATGTTGAAAACAGCATTGTGGCAAGTGGAAGTACAGCACTTGAAGTCCTTGAAAAAGCACCGGGAGTGGTTGTCGATCAACAAAACGAGAGCATCAAACTCAAAAACAAGTCGGGGGTGATGTTTATGATTGATGGCAAAAAAAATTACCTTTCAGAAGCCGACCTGGTTCAATATCTGAAAAATATGAGCAGTGACCAAATTGCCTCGATTGAAATCATTACCAACCCTTCTTCAAAATATGATGCTTCCGGAAACTCGGGAATTATCAATATTAAGCTTAAGAAAAACCAGAATTATGGAACAAACGGCAGCTTTTCTTCCACACTTGGTACCGCTTTTGTGCCTAATTCAACCGGTGACTTAAATCGTGGTTCGGTAAATCTGAACCTCAACTATAGAAACAAAAAGTGGAATTTATTTGGGTCAACTAGCGGAAACAGAGGCTCATGGTACAATGAAAACCGTCTGCACAGAAACGTTTATTATGAAAACACAAAAAGCGTTTTTGATCAATTTAGTCAAAGAAATGGCCATGGCTTGGGCAACTCAACAAAAATCGGTGCTGATTATTTCCTAAACAAAAAAACCACGATTGGAGTGATGTCCGACATTAATCTTTGGGATGGTGAAATGGTGGGTACAGGCAACACAACCATAGCCAGTACAACAGGTGCGGAGACCATCAACAGCTCTTTGAAGCAGATTATTGGAATGGAGATGGGTAGAACAAATATTAATTCAAACTTTAATATTAAACATAACATTAATGAAAAAGGACAAGAATTAACTTTTGACATTGATTATTCAAATTTTAGAAATACTGATAATCAAAACTTTAACACATCATATTTTGATCAAAAAGGAAATACTACCAGCACATTGTTTCAACAAAGCCATACTCCAAAATATATCAATATTGTGGCTGCCAAGATTGATTATGTATTACCTTTAAAAAATCAGACTAAATTGGAGATGGGAGCCAAAACCGGATATGTTAAAACTGACAACGATTTTGGTTTTGAGTACTTGCAAGATGCACAATGGATCAACGATGCCGGCAAAAGCAATCATTTTATATATGAAGAAAACATTAACGCCGCTTACGTAAATCTGGGTAAAAACTGGAAAAAATGGGGTGTTCAAGGTGGATTAAGAGCAGAGCATACACATTCTGTGGGTAATTCTCTAACTATGAACAAAGTAGTACCAAGAGATTACTTATCGCTTTTCCCTACGATGTTTATCAATCAAAACATCAACAAAAACAATAGTATGAGATACTCATATAGCCGTCGCATTGACAGACCTAACTATGAGCAACTTAATCCGTTTTTATTCTTCCTTGATCCTTATACCTACGAAGAAGGAAATCCGTTTTTACAGCCACAGTTTACCGACAATTTTGAGCTAAACTATACTTACAAAGACTCATATTCTGTGGGATTAGGATATTCAAAAACCCGTGACATGATGACACAAATTACAGAGCAAAATGACACAACCAGAGTGACTTATGCCATTCAGCGGAATTTGCAACAATTTGAAAATTATTCAATGAACCTTTCGTTTCCGGTTACAGTCCGAAAATGGTGGATTATGCAAAATAATTTTAGCTTATATTACGGTAAATTCCTGGATGAAAATCTCTTGGGTGGTAGATTAGACGCCGGGCAGTTAGCTTATAATTTTTATACTTCCTCTACTTTTACTTTGCCTAAAAACTGGTCGGCTGAGTTTAATATGTGGTATAACAGCCCAAGTCTGGGTGGAATTTTTACGGGTACCAAACCGCAATATGCTATTAATGGAGGTATTCAGAAGTCTATTTTCAACAAAAAAGGCCGAATAAAACTAAGTGGTAATGATCTCTTTTTGACTTCATTCTGGAATGGAGCCGTAAAATATCAAAACATGGATTTTACAATCAAAAACCGTTGGACCAGCCGCAGAGTATCACTTACATTTTCTTATAATTTCGGAAATCAAAATGTAAAAAATGCACGAAACAGAAAAACTGCCAATGATGACCTGAAAAACAGAGCTGGTGGCAATCAAGGATAA
- a CDS encoding LysR family transcriptional regulator: MNLQQIEYILAVDKHRHFARAAEASFVTQPTLSMMIQKLEDELDVKIFDRSRQPVVPTEIGEKILAKARKVIYELEEFKNIVKTEKGIISGEIRLGVIPTIAPYLLPMFLQSFSKKYENLKLIISENVTDTILAKLKTGEIDAGIMVMPDDGENYHEYELYYEPFVVYSTRPFNKEYLLAEDIDTEELLLLEEGHCFRTQILKFCELTKQKNTRIEYSSGSLETLKNLTDKQLGITILPEMATLDFGPNERKKLKYFAEPQPYRKVSIITHRDFLKRRLISLLQEGILEQVPEKFKKQSGQEISFSRKT; encoded by the coding sequence ATGAATTTACAACAAATAGAATACATCCTGGCAGTAGATAAGCACCGGCACTTTGCCAGAGCTGCCGAAGCCTCATTTGTAACTCAACCCACATTGAGTATGATGATCCAAAAACTGGAGGATGAGCTGGATGTGAAGATATTTGACCGTTCCAGGCAACCTGTAGTTCCAACCGAAATAGGCGAAAAAATTCTTGCAAAAGCCCGAAAAGTAATTTATGAATTAGAAGAATTTAAAAATATTGTAAAAACAGAAAAAGGGATAATCAGCGGAGAAATAAGGTTAGGAGTGATTCCAACAATTGCTCCGTATCTTTTACCTATGTTTTTACAAAGTTTTAGTAAAAAATATGAAAACTTAAAACTGATTATTTCAGAAAATGTTACAGATACCATACTAGCCAAACTCAAAACCGGGGAGATAGACGCAGGAATAATGGTGATGCCTGATGATGGAGAAAATTACCATGAGTACGAATTGTATTATGAGCCATTTGTGGTGTATTCGACCCGACCTTTTAACAAGGAATATCTTTTGGCTGAAGACATCGATACCGAAGAGCTTTTGTTGCTGGAAGAAGGCCATTGTTTCAGAACTCAGATCCTGAAATTTTGCGAGCTCACCAAACAAAAAAATACCAGAATTGAATACAGCTCAGGTAGCCTTGAAACACTCAAAAACCTCACAGACAAGCAATTGGGAATAACCATATTGCCCGAAATGGCTACCCTTGACTTTGGACCCAACGAAAGAAAAAAACTTAAATATTTTGCCGAACCCCAACCTTACCGAAAGGTAAGTATTATTACTCATCGTGATTTTCTGAAAAGACGGCTAATTAGTCTTTTACAGGAAGGAATTCTGGAGCAGGTTCCTGAAAAATTTAAAAAACAAAGTGGCCAGGAGATTTCCTTTTCCCGAAAAACTTAA
- a CDS encoding CHAT domain-containing protein: MKKQVHILTVLLSLVWSASMAGPKVVNDLHKKVFQIYQNLRTAKISPTQAITTLETLEKQNNWQNKDIGLNIKLFKALGFYLSNQTEKSALECISGLEKIKESGYKNDTLHFKLLSDLGYYYNARFDFENALSCFDQGAVLLSKNPKIKSYLKEYTIAYFTNYSRLQREKGDPHKSILLLNEALTLTNTKETEYYKLFIFKALATNYFLIAEIEKAKLYYQQALKIAKKGEEKCEIELSLAQIYLKQNKAEEAKTQIINARKNLLKSAFKEAGAQFPALEMAIEAKWAKHYFIKNNKAECTTHCRNVIQISNAKFGNEKGPHVADAYMMLAKISTIKNAEVFFEKSIKSCFAGEKIEIQNLISVEKYIEILWEKAEYYFQTKHPKKDEAILSAVKAVNQIKSSLEEDDSKLYFLKAKSDFYEKAIVMISPENIAGIFKIMEYSKAALISDVLKKNQFKASTIAKDLIKKELLIKREINKYRLKLNNANSLAEKKTNEIKIREAQIALTNIQTEIRIKSPNYQKQVNTLDSVEISAIKNALKPDQAILSFYYSENKIGIMCIGKNYTNFRLLTNTPTIESKLKKLLKEINTNPGISEFDDKNIAKDLYRVFFDGFEKELKNIKQLVVIRDGLLQYLPFEVLVDQNGKFLIEKYEFQYGWSANIWKIDKNDDSPSHRSGLMAIAPFTSENASGKVADELKPLLASKKEVEQIGGDIFLEKKAKKDLFFKNYQNYDIIHFATHAQLNDTDPNLSFIAFYPDEKESKLFTQELFDLNFDKTQLVVLSACEGGYGYNQKGEGLMSLARAFAYAGCPSVISTLWKANDETSAFIAANIHKYLKKGYNKAKAVQQAKLDLLHNEDFGQYDHPYFWSNFILIGNDKPIDINLFENFKKEIFWILAFLIAIALRWYYISRKSKK, from the coding sequence TTGAAAAAACAGGTACACATATTAACAGTTTTATTATCTTTGGTCTGGTCAGCTTCGATGGCCGGACCAAAGGTGGTTAATGATTTGCACAAAAAAGTATTTCAGATTTACCAAAATCTCCGAACTGCCAAAATATCCCCAACCCAGGCAATTACTACTTTAGAAACGCTGGAAAAACAAAACAACTGGCAAAACAAAGATATTGGGTTAAACATAAAGTTATTCAAAGCTTTAGGCTTTTATCTTTCAAATCAGACCGAAAAATCAGCATTAGAATGTATTTCAGGCCTGGAAAAAATTAAAGAGTCAGGTTACAAAAACGACACCCTGCATTTTAAGTTGCTGTCAGACCTGGGCTATTATTACAATGCCCGGTTTGATTTCGAAAATGCCTTGAGCTGCTTTGACCAGGGAGCCGTTTTGCTTTCTAAAAACCCAAAAATTAAGTCTTATTTAAAAGAATATACCATTGCATATTTTACCAATTATAGCAGGCTTCAACGTGAAAAAGGTGACCCACATAAAAGCATTTTATTGCTCAACGAGGCACTCACATTGACAAATACCAAAGAAACAGAATACTATAAGTTATTTATATTTAAAGCATTAGCAACTAACTATTTTTTAATAGCCGAAATTGAAAAAGCCAAACTCTACTATCAGCAAGCTTTAAAAATTGCTAAAAAAGGTGAAGAAAAATGTGAAATTGAGCTTTCATTGGCTCAAATTTATTTGAAACAAAACAAAGCCGAAGAAGCCAAAACACAAATCATTAACGCCAGGAAAAACCTTCTCAAATCAGCATTTAAGGAAGCCGGGGCTCAGTTCCCCGCACTTGAAATGGCCATTGAGGCAAAATGGGCTAAACATTATTTTATTAAAAACAACAAGGCTGAATGTACCACCCATTGCCGTAATGTGATACAAATTTCAAATGCTAAATTTGGGAATGAAAAAGGCCCTCATGTAGCAGATGCTTACATGATGCTGGCGAAAATTTCAACAATAAAAAATGCAGAGGTCTTTTTTGAAAAAAGTATAAAGTCTTGTTTTGCTGGCGAAAAAATTGAAATTCAAAACCTGATTTCGGTAGAAAAATATATTGAAATTTTGTGGGAAAAAGCGGAATACTATTTTCAAACCAAACACCCAAAGAAAGATGAGGCAATATTGTCGGCCGTAAAGGCAGTAAACCAAATAAAAAGTAGCCTCGAAGAAGATGATTCAAAGCTTTATTTTTTGAAAGCTAAATCAGATTTCTATGAAAAAGCCATCGTAATGATTTCGCCTGAAAACATAGCGGGTATTTTCAAAATAATGGAATACAGCAAAGCGGCACTTATTTCTGATGTTTTGAAAAAAAATCAATTCAAAGCTTCCACGATTGCTAAAGACCTGATAAAGAAAGAATTATTAATAAAAAGAGAAATAAATAAATATCGTTTAAAGCTAAACAACGCCAATTCTTTAGCCGAAAAGAAAACCAATGAAATTAAGATAAGGGAGGCACAAATAGCATTAACCAATATTCAAACCGAAATAAGAATAAAAAGCCCCAATTATCAAAAACAAGTCAATACACTCGATAGCGTAGAAATTTCTGCAATAAAAAATGCACTGAAGCCTGATCAGGCGATATTGAGTTTTTACTATTCTGAAAACAAAATCGGGATTATGTGTATTGGGAAAAACTATACGAATTTTAGATTATTGACAAATACTCCTACAATAGAATCAAAACTAAAAAAATTATTAAAAGAGATTAATACCAATCCGGGTATTTCGGAATTTGATGACAAAAACATAGCAAAAGACTTATATCGGGTATTTTTCGATGGTTTTGAAAAAGAATTGAAAAACATAAAGCAACTGGTGGTAATCAGAGACGGGCTGTTGCAATACCTGCCCTTTGAAGTTTTAGTTGACCAAAATGGAAAGTTTTTAATTGAAAAATATGAATTTCAATATGGCTGGTCGGCAAATATCTGGAAAATTGATAAAAATGACGATTCGCCTTCACACCGCAGCGGACTAATGGCGATAGCTCCATTTACATCTGAAAATGCTTCCGGTAAGGTTGCAGATGAATTAAAACCTCTTTTGGCTTCTAAAAAAGAGGTAGAACAAATCGGTGGCGACATATTTCTGGAGAAAAAAGCAAAAAAAGATCTGTTTTTTAAGAATTATCAAAACTATGACATTATACATTTTGCCACACATGCCCAACTTAACGATACAGACCCAAATCTCTCATTCATAGCATTTTACCCTGATGAAAAAGAAAGTAAGCTTTTCACCCAGGAACTCTTTGATTTGAATTTTGATAAAACCCAATTGGTAGTTTTATCGGCTTGTGAAGGCGGTTATGGGTATAATCAAAAAGGCGAGGGTCTCATGTCTCTGGCACGGGCGTTTGCATATGCGGGTTGCCCGTCAGTCATAAGTACCCTCTGGAAAGCCAACGACGAGACTTCGGCCTTTATCGCTGCGAATATCCACAAATACCTAAAAAAAGGATACAACAAAGCTAAAGCTGTGCAACAGGCCAAGCTAGATTTACTTCACAACGAAGACTTTGGGCAATACGATCACCCTTATTTTTGGTCAAACTTTATTTTGATTGGAAACGACAAACCAATAGATATCAACTTATTTGAAAACTTTAAAAAAGAGATTTTCTGGATATTGGCTTTCCTTATTGCAATTGCACTCAGATGGTATTACATCAGCAGAAAATCAAAAAAGTAA
- a CDS encoding sigma-70 family RNA polymerase sigma factor has protein sequence MANFFSDSEIVFALKAGGKQQDDAIYALYTQNKSLLLGILRSSFKIERSKTPDDIIWETIEVFVSNVLSEKFSLKENTSISAYLRVVSKNIMMKYISSEEARSMREMSYGADNEYIDQDVSVMISESETWNRYLEIFEQIGKNCKRILQMVYGLGYSIKEMANVLVEEGLYENEQVVRNAKSKCLKNILTKI, from the coding sequence ATGGCCAATTTCTTTTCGGACTCTGAAATTGTTTTTGCCCTCAAAGCTGGGGGTAAGCAACAGGACGATGCCATTTATGCCCTTTATACCCAAAATAAATCTTTACTTCTCGGTATTTTAAGGAGTTCATTCAAAATAGAACGCTCCAAAACTCCCGACGATATTATCTGGGAAACCATTGAAGTTTTTGTTTCCAACGTACTTTCTGAAAAATTTTCATTAAAAGAAAATACTTCAATTTCAGCCTATTTAAGGGTGGTTTCAAAAAACATTATGATGAAATATATATCCTCAGAAGAAGCGAGAAGTATGCGAGAGATGAGCTATGGTGCTGATAATGAGTATATTGATCAGGATGTGTCTGTGATGATTTCGGAAAGTGAAACCTGGAATCGTTATCTGGAGATTTTTGAGCAAATAGGAAAAAATTGCAAAAGAATATTACAAATGGTCTATGGACTTGGATATAGCATAAAAGAGATGGCAAATGTACTGGTAGAAGAGGGGCTATACGAAAATGAGCAAGTAGTCAGAAACGCCAAAAGCAAATGCCTGAAAAATATCCTTACGAAAATCTAA
- a CDS encoding LytTR family transcriptional regulator translates to METQIHVGGRLSINPQRIIRLKGDINYTTIYYSDGKKKTVVATTLKKIQSRLEPFPYFFRISRNTIINLNCIDQIRDNDILLITGDIERASRRRKRDFFGQMLLAAN, encoded by the coding sequence ATGGAAACTCAAATACACGTCGGAGGAAGATTAAGTATTAACCCTCAAAGAATTATCCGTCTGAAGGGCGACATAAATTATACTACCATATATTACTCAGACGGAAAAAAGAAAACGGTAGTAGCAACAACTCTCAAAAAAATCCAGAGTCGCCTTGAGCCTTTCCCGTACTTTTTTCGCATTTCACGCAATACCATAATAAACCTAAATTGTATTGATCAGATCAGAGACAACGATATCCTGTTGATAACGGGTGATATAGAAAGGGCATCGAGACGCAGAAAAAGAGATTTCTTTGGACAAATGTTGCTTGCTGCCAATTAA
- a CDS encoding response regulator transcription factor, protein MIRVVLFEDNKNFRESLSLYLAGNENIWLIGNFPDAREAVSIVKKHKPDVVLMDIEMPHKTGLMAMAEIKQVFPDTKILIQTVFEDEDRIFQAICGGASGYIVKSPDPEKYVQAIREVHEGGSALSPTIASKVMKLFQNQFVKSQNTFVDLTQREKDVLACMVKGLSYKLIADACGISYSTVNTHVKHIYEKLHVNSAPEAIIKAIEMRLV, encoded by the coding sequence ATGATAAGAGTGGTTTTGTTTGAAGACAATAAGAATTTTAGAGAAAGCCTCTCGCTATATCTGGCGGGCAATGAAAATATTTGGTTGATTGGCAATTTCCCTGATGCAAGAGAAGCGGTAAGTATCGTAAAAAAGCACAAGCCCGACGTGGTGCTTATGGACATCGAAATGCCCCACAAAACCGGCCTGATGGCTATGGCGGAGATAAAACAGGTCTTTCCCGACACCAAAATCCTGATACAAACTGTGTTTGAAGACGAAGACCGGATTTTCCAGGCAATTTGTGGGGGGGCTTCGGGTTACATTGTGAAGTCACCCGACCCTGAAAAGTATGTACAGGCCATAAGAGAAGTACATGAAGGGGGCTCGGCTTTGTCACCGACGATTGCATCGAAAGTGATGAAATTGTTCCAAAACCAGTTTGTGAAGTCGCAAAACACCTTTGTGGACCTCACCCAACGGGAAAAAGACGTGCTGGCATGTATGGTAAAAGGCCTGAGCTACAAACTCATAGCCGACGCCTGTGGTATCAGCTACTCGACAGTCAATACCCACGTGAAGCACATTTACGAAAAACTTCACGTCAACTCGGCACCGGAGGCCATCATCAAGGCCATAGAGATGCGACTGGTCTGA
- a CDS encoding SET domain-containing protein-lysine N-methyltransferase, with protein MQYSVIKEALDRDFTLVKDSQVEGLGVFAKRNIPKGSRIIEYKGERISKKDLILDMVKGLTSLKYVMNLTETIAIDGERNGNEARFINHSCEPNCTVYYFDDKPFIYALREISEGEELSFDYQLVTENPEQVIDFEQKKAMFPCQCGSVKCRGTLFSID; from the coding sequence ATGCAATATTCAGTTATTAAAGAAGCTCTTGACAGAGACTTTACCTTAGTAAAAGACTCTCAGGTGGAAGGTTTGGGTGTTTTTGCAAAAAGAAATATTCCTAAAGGTAGCCGAATAATAGAATACAAAGGAGAAAGAATATCCAAGAAAGATCTTATCCTTGATATGGTAAAAGGTTTAACTAGTCTCAAGTATGTTATGAACCTCACTGAAACCATAGCTATCGATGGTGAACGAAATGGGAATGAAGCAAGATTTATTAATCACAGTTGTGAACCCAACTGCACAGTTTATTATTTTGATGATAAGCCATTTATCTATGCTCTGAGAGAAATCTCTGAAGGTGAAGAATTAAGTTTTGACTACCAACTAGTAACTGAAAATCCTGAGCAGGTTATTGACTTTGAACAAAAAAAAGCAATGTTTCCATGCCAATGCGGCTCTGTAAAATGCAGAGGTACTTTATTTTCAATAGATTAA